The Zygotorulaspora mrakii chromosome 6, complete sequence genome includes the window ACTGGAACTAGAGCTCGAGCGATCAGAATCAGAATCAGAAGTAGATAACTCctgttttgttttttccGCAGCTTCTTCCACGGATTTTTCCTTCTTGCTCAGTTTGGGTGCTCTTTCATTCTTCGTCTCAGACGCTGATCTTTTCTTGGATCCCATATTCCAATTTGATAGGCTCTTCAAACTAATAACCGACGTCAAGGTTTCCTATGAGCCCAGCTAAGgacaaatttttcgatatttCCTTGCACAATTTGTATGCGATGAGCatcgaaaaaaattttttcagtgaTGTcgcttttgaagatgttcTTAGACGACAGCTCAGCGTAACAAATCAATCCATGATAAAGATAATGCCTTGAAGTACTTTCACTCGCACTTTCCCCTGGTCATCCCTGTATAGCTAAGCTATACTTCTCTCAAAGTCTTCAGGAAATCTTCCTACctatttttcaagctttcTTATCAACTAACGGTTTTTTAAAAAGTTTGGGCCGACAACACCAGAAGGCGTTCTAGAAATCAGCAAGCTCTATTGAAACATACTTAGTAACAAAATAAGCAATAATAGATGTAGCAGGGACTCGcaaaacttcttcatctatgGGAGTTGCGTCAGTGGTCGATTACTGTTGTAATTTACATCACGTGATTTTTCACTCCTTCCTAGAGTAATAAAAAACTGACTAAACTGAAATGATATTAATCATCTAGTAGATGAAAGAGGACAACCTGGTTCGATCGCTAAAGGCGGAAGAGACGGTTCAGAAGCTTGATACATACTTTAAGATCAAAGGTTATCATGACAGAAGTCGATGGATATCAGACGAGGAGCAAACAGAAGATTTTCCCTGAGATGGGGGACTCCTTTTTCTCTGATGACGATTCTGCTGCCACAGATGACAATCAATCGGTGTTTGAGGACGATAAGTTTATCGATGGCAACGATGACTATGGCTATGGGAACCAAGAAGGGAAAGCCATAGGCCCTTCAATACCAAAGCCCAGGAAACCCTCAAAGAAATCCAGAGCTGATCCAAGCAGCAGTGAAACTGCTAACAAACTTGCGGCAAAggatcaaaattttctctaTGGGACCAATAGAGATATTCCTTCTGATTTTGTACCAGATGCAGTTTCAGGAATGTTCAGATCTCATGATTTCAGCTACCTGCGGCTACGTCCCGATCATGCCGCAAGACCTATATGGATATCACCCAGTGATGGTAGGGTTATTTTAGAGAGTTTCTCCCCGTTGGCGGAACAAGCACAAGATTTTCTGGTTACTATTGCAGAACCAGTTAGTAGGCCATCGCATATTCATGAGTATAAGATTACAGCATACTCTCTTTACGCTGCTGTATCTGTTGGTCTCGAGACAAACGATATCATTTCCGTATTGGATAGGTTATCCAAGGTTCCAGTGGCACCTTCTATCATTAACTTTATTAAAAGTGCCACGGTGTCATACGGCAAAGTAAAACTGGTTATCAAACATAACAGATATTTCGTAGAAACGACACAAACTGATATATTGCAGATGCTTTTAAAGGATCCAGTCATCGGTACTTTGCGGATAGACACCgagcaacagcagcaatCTCAGGAGCAACAGAAACAGACTGAGAAGCAAAAGACAAGTGTATCTCAGGATAAAATAAATCCTAATGACGTAGAAGCGATGTTCAGTGCCGTTGTAGGGGGCGATAACGAAATAGATGAGGaggatgatattgatgcTGTCCATGCATTTGAAATCGCTAATcaatctgttgaaattgtaaaaaaaagatgtcagGAAATAGATTATCCGGTGCTTGAAGAATATGATTTCCGTAATGATCATCGAAACCCAGACTTGGATATCGATCTCAAACCTTCTACACAGATTCGTccatatcaagaaaaatctttgagTAAAATGTTTGGTAACGGTCGTGCAAGAAGTGGTATTATCGTTTTGCCTTGTGGGGCAGGTAAGACATTGGTTGGTATCACGGCAGCTTGTACGATTAAAAAGTCGGCCATTGTTCTATGTACTTCCTCGGTGTCAGTTATGCAATGGAGGCAACAGTTCTTGCAATGGTGCACCTTGCAACCGGAGAATGTCGCTGTGTTCACGTCTGATAACAAAGAAATGTTCCAAACTGAATCGGGACTGGTTGTATCTACGTATTCGATGGTTGCCAATACAAGAAACAGATCACACGATTCACAAAAAGTCATGGATTTTTTAACAGGGAGAGAATGGGGA containing:
- the SSL2 gene encoding TFIIH/NER complex ATPase/helicase subunit SSL2 (similar to Saccharomyces cerevisiae SSL2 (YIL143C); ancestral locus Anc_5.695); this translates as MTEVDGYQTRSKQKIFPEMGDSFFSDDDSAATDDNQSVFEDDKFIDGNDDYGYGNQEGKAIGPSIPKPRKPSKKSRADPSSSETANKLAAKDQNFLYGTNRDIPSDFVPDAVSGMFRSHDFSYLRLRPDHAARPIWISPSDGRVILESFSPLAEQAQDFLVTIAEPVSRPSHIHEYKITAYSLYAAVSVGLETNDIISVLDRLSKVPVAPSIINFIKSATVSYGKVKLVIKHNRYFVETTQTDILQMLLKDPVIGTLRIDTEQQQQSQEQQKQTEKQKTSVSQDKINPNDVEAMFSAVVGGDNEIDEEDDIDAVHAFEIANQSVEIVKKRCQEIDYPVLEEYDFRNDHRNPDLDIDLKPSTQIRPYQEKSLSKMFGNGRARSGIIVLPCGAGKTLVGITAACTIKKSAIVLCTSSVSVMQWRQQFLQWCTLQPENVAVFTSDNKEMFQTESGLVVSTYSMVANTRNRSHDSQKVMDFLTGREWGFIILDEVHVVPAAMFRRVVTAIAAHAKLGLTATLVREDDKISDLNFLIGPKLYEANWMELSQKGHIANVQCAEVWCPMTAEFYQEYLRESARKRMLLYIMNPTKFQACQFLIQYHERRGDKIIVFSDNVYALQEYALKLGKPFIFGATPQQERMNILQNFQFNDQINTIFLSKVGDTSIDLPEATCLIQISSHYGSRRQEAQRLGRILRAKRRNDEGFNAFFYSLVSKDTQEMYYSTKRQAFLVDQGYAFKVITHLHGMENLPNLAYSSPRERRELLQEVLLKNEEAAGIEVGDDADNTIGRGSNAYKKAKSKAVRGEGSLAGLAGGEDMAYMEYSTNKNKELKEHHPLIRKMYYKNLKK